A genomic window from Silene latifolia isolate original U9 population chromosome 11, ASM4854445v1, whole genome shotgun sequence includes:
- the LOC141614270 gene encoding uncharacterized protein LOC141614270 → MDLYPHAYAHFLPEGLFDHNPVEIVQHNWLPTIQGSLIYQVVTKLKKLKKPLKELNRNHFSDVDKAVGVAQAVLEDIQLQIQSTPNDHSLIEAEMAAADSLRHLFKVQHSFLSQKAKVEWLANGDDNTQFFHNQIRARQDWKTGYPAHHAILLAPITAAEVKDSMFSIASSKSPGPDGYSSQFFKDTLGPVGDDIIAAVKDFFTSEKLLRELNTTNLTLIPKMTNPTSVLDFRAIACCNTVYKCLSKVLCQRLSKILPEIINESQGGFIRGRNIVENVLIC, encoded by the exons ATGGATCTATATCCTCATGCATATGCTCACTTTCTCCCTGAAGGTTTGTTTGACCATAACCCTGTG GAGATTGTTCAGCATAACTGGCTCCCTACTATTCAGGGCTCTCTTATCTATCAGGTTGTGACCAAGCTGAAGAAGTTAAAGAAGCCACTTAAAGAGTTGAACAGGAATCATTTTTCTGATGTTGATAAAGCTGTGGGTGTGGCCCAGGCTGTCTTAGAAGATATTCAGCTTCAGATCCAGAGCACACCAAATGATCACTCTTTGATAGAGGCTGaaatggctgctgcagattcttTGAGGCACCTGTTTAAAGTTCAACATAGTTTTCTGTCCCAGAAGGCTAAAGTTGAGTGGCTAGCCAATGGGGATGATAACACTCAATTTTTCCATAATCAAATTAGAGCTAGGCAG GACTGGAAGACTGGTTACCCTGCTCATCATGCTATCCTTTTGGCTCCCATTACAGCTGCTGAGGTAAAAGACAGTATGTTCTCCATTGCTTCTTCTAAATCTCCTGGCCCTGATGGTTACTCAAGTCAGTTCTTTAAGGACACTTTGGGACCTGTTGGAGATGATATTATTGCTGCTGTCAAAGATTTTTTCACTTCTGAGAAACTTCTTAGAGAGCTTAACACTACAAATCTTACTCTCATTCCAAAGATGACTAACCCCACTAGTGTGCTTGATTTTAGAGCTATTGCATGCTGCAATACTGTCTATAAATGCCTTTCTAAGGTGTTGTGCCAAAGACTCAGTAAGATTCTCCCTGAAATTATTAATGAGAGTCAAGGGGGGTTTATCAGAGGGAGAAATATAGTGGAAAATGTCTTGATTTGTTAG